Proteins from a genomic interval of Bos mutus isolate GX-2022 chromosome 15, NWIPB_WYAK_1.1, whole genome shotgun sequence:
- the LOC102269127 gene encoding olfactory receptor 5P6: MTGFMLLGLTNDPVLRIILFMIILCIYLVTICGNLSTIILIRISSQLHHPMYFFLSHLAFADIGYSSSVTPNMLVNFLVETNTISYPGCAVQLGSVVFFGSSECFLLAAMAYDRFVAICSPLLYSTKMSTQVYVQLLTVAYVAGFLNACSVTICFYFLLFCGPNQINHFFCDFAPLVELSCSDISIPAAVPSFTAGSIVVITVTVIAVSYTYILITVLRMHSTKGRHKAFSTCTSHLTAVTLFYGTITFIYVMPKSSYSTDQNKVVSVFYMVVIPMLNPLIYSLRNNEIKGALNRELC; this comes from the coding sequence ATGACAGGGTTCATGTTACTGGGCTTAACAAATGATCCAGTCCTTCGAATCATCCTCTTCATGATCATCCTCTGTATCTACCTGGTGACCATATGTGGGAATCTCAGCACAATCATTCTTATCAGAATCTCTTCTCAGCTCCATCatcccatgtatttttttttgagCCACTTGGCCTTTGCTGACATAGGCTATTCATCTTCTGTTACACCCAATATGCTTGTAAACTTCCTGGTGGAGACAAATACCATCTCCTATCCTGGATGTGCAGTCCAGCTtggttctgttgttttctttgggtCATCTGAGTGCTTCCTTTTGGCTGCCATGGCATATGATCGCTTCGTGGCAATTTGTAGCCCGCTACTATATTCTACCAAAATGTCCACACAAGTTTATGTTCAGTTACTCACAGTGGCTTATGTAGCTGGTTTTCTCAATGCTTGCTCTGTTActatttgcttctattttttacttttctgtggaCCAAATCAAATCAAtcattttttctgtgattttgctCCTTTGGTGGAACTCTCCTGTTCTGACATCAGTATCCCTGCAGCTGTCCCCTCATTTACGGCTGGCTCCATCGTTGTGATCACAGTGACTGTCATAGCTGTATCCTACACCTACATCCTCATCACCGTCCTGAGGATGCACTCCACCAAGGGGCGCcacaaagccttctccacctgcacGTCCCACCTCACAGCAGTCACTCTGTTCTATGGGACCATCACGTTCATTTACGTGATGCCCAAGTCCAGCTACTCAACTGACCAGAACAAGGTGGTGTCTGTGTTCTACATGGTGGTGATCCCCATGTTGAACCCCCTCATCTACAGCCTCAGGAACAATGAGATTAAGGGGGCTCTGAACAGAGAGCTTTGTTAA